Sequence from the Mycobacterium kansasii ATCC 12478 genome:
CGGACGGCGGATGGGCGCCGCGACAAACGAGCCAACCAGCAGGGCGAGCGCCATACCGACAGCGGTCACGGCGATCATGGCGGGACCCGCGACCACCACCCGCAGGGCACCCGGCCGTCGAGCGGCGATCCCCGCTGCAGCCGACAGCGCCGCGACCAGCCCAAGCCACAACACCGGATGAGCCAGCGGCAGGCCGAGCGGTCGGGGCGCCGTGTCGGCCCACGGGACGTCATAGACCGCAGGCAGCCACCAAGCGTTCGGCCCGGCGAAGGCCAGCGCCGCCGCTCCGGCGGCCAGCGCCGATCCCACAACCCCGGCAAGAACGCCGTAACGATCGGCCGCAGCGACTCGCTGGACGAGCATCACGACGCCCACAGTGAGCAGCGCGGCGAGTAGTCCCGCCGCTGACCCCAGGTGGTAGGACCACTTCGACGGTGACAGCGCCAGCAACGCAAGCGCCGTCGCCACCACCCCCGCCAGCCGAGCACCGGGCCGGCCGATCCGATCGCCGCGGCGCAGCCCCGCCCACAAGGTGATCGGCACCATCGCGACGGACAACAAGACGGGCAGCCGCTTGGCGAAGCTGCCCTGCTGGTCGGACCCCAACAGGTACCGATAGCGCAGTGGCTCCTCGTGCCACCGCAGCGACGGCCCGAAAAAGTTGTGCCAGTCGGTGGCCACCACCACGCCATCCCAGGTTTGATCGGCGAAGACGACGGTAAGAGCCACAGCCGCGACGCAGCACAGCATCGCGACAACCGCCGACAGGTGCATGCGAGCGGATGCCGCGCGCACTGCCGCGATCAGCCGCGGGGCGAACACCATCATCGGGGCCACGACCAGAAGGCCGTTGGCACTGATCGGCACCGTGACTGCGACGACCAGCAGCAGCCAGCCCACACCGGCCGGACTGCGAGCGCGTATTGCCAGCGCAAGAACCGCCGTAACACCCAGCGCCACATACGGTTCCGGACGGGTACCGAGGTTGAACGGCAGCCAGGTCGCCAGCAGGAACAACGCCGCCAAACTGCGGACCCGCATGCTCGCCGCGACCCCGGGCAAAGCCGCGCGTAGTACCCCCCGCGTCAACACAAACCAGGTCGCGATCGCCAATGCGGTGCTGGGGCCCCGCAGCCAAAACGGCGCCACGCTGACCCCAGTCAGCGGTGCCAGCAGCTGCTGGCTCAACGCGAACGGCGCCTCGGCGGCGTTCCACCATCGATAGTAATTACCCGGGTTGCCCGTCTCGGCCTGGTTGCGCGCGATCATGGCGGCCCAGCCGTCGTCGACGGCCAGCGGACCGATCACCGCCCACCCGGCCAGCACCGCCACCACCGCGACGTCGACCCACCACAGTCGATCCCGCTGCCGCAGCCACCGTCGACGCGGCGCGGTGGGTCGCGGCAACAACCACAGCGCCGCGGCAGCCGCGATCAGCTGCACCCCGATCAGGGCGTTCTTCAGTGGACCGGGAGACGTGGTGAAGGAATCACCGACCTCGAGGCGCACCTGCATCCCGGTCGCATCGGCCGCGTCGAGGTCCGTACGGAACCCGAACACCTCAGGAACCGGGTGGCCGGGCAGCTCGATCGTGCGCCCGGAGTCGGCGTCGCGCACCGACATCCCGGCCGGTCCGGCTGCGACGTGCACGTCACATGCGACGTCGTGGCGCGCGACCGGCAAATGCACGCTGCGCCCGTCGGCGGCAACACTGATCCCGGTGCGATCACCGCCGACGGTCAGGCCTGCAGGCCCGGTACCGGTGCTCAGCGCAATGACACGTACGGCAGATGCGGTCGCGGCGCGCAGGGCCGCGCAGGGGATCGTCGCCTGCAGGTGCAGCGGTCGGTAGGGCACCACGATCGCGCTGCTGGAGACGACCGGCTGGCCGGGCACCGGCCAGGTCAGCGTCGTCGTTTGGGCCCGCACCGGACAGAATGGCAGCGCGAGGCCGGCAACGATGCCCACGAGGCCGACAAGCAGAGCCAGCCAGCCGGGAGTCGCCTCGCGTGCACGCTGTGACTCCAAGTCTGCAGTCCCTTCGGGATCGGGCCGACAGGGTTTACACACAAGGGTGTCGGTCCGTCGTGGTGGCTCGCTCGCACACCGCTTCGACGTCACGGTGCGGTCACCATTGAGCATCACGCCCGCCATCGGTCCCCCACCACAACGCCTGCACCCCGGCGCGGCAGCTGATGCAAACCCCTGATGACCTTCTGGCCATCGGCGAGGCAGGACCGCGGCAGTGAATGTTCTGCCGGCCAACAGCAAGACTCGATGAGCGAGCCGCGCGTCGGCCACAGCGGCGCGATACGTTCACCCGGTGATCGGCTCTGGACCTGCCGAAAATCGGTCGGCTAGCCGGCAGGCAGCCGGTCGGGCGACACGATCTGCAAGTTGTCCTGGCCGACGGGGTGGCTGCCGGTGATCAGCACGGTGCCTGAAGATGGATCCACTGCAACAGAATTGGGCTGTTGGACGGTGGGGACGTCAGCGATGATGCGCGGCGTCGCGGCGTCGGTCGTGTCGATCACGCGCATCAGGTTCGATGCGGTCAGGGTGACATAAAGGCGGGCACGGCGCGCATCGTAGGCCAGCCCGTACGGGTTGCCGGGACCCTCGATCCTGGAGACCTGCGAGATCTGCGGCTCGATTCGCTCGATCAGTACCGCACCACCGTCGGTGTCGGCGAGTGCAACCAGATCGGTGGACAACCCCACCACGTGGGTCAGTTTCACACCGGCCGGGCCGTGCGCGGCCAGCCGCTGCGCGGCGCCGTCGTAGACCCATAATCCGTTTCCCCGCACATCGGCGACGGCCGCGTACTTGCCCACGCCCGCAACGCCTCCCGGCTGCACCGGGCCGCCAGGAGCCGAACCGATGACCTGGCCGTCGCGGACGAAAACGACACCGCCGCCGAGTTCGTTGGTGACCACGATGGTTCCATCCGCGGTCTGAGCGGCGTCGTGCGGCTGGTGGCCGACTCCGGTCGTCCTGGCAACAACCGCGCCCTGCGAAAGCGACACCTGCAGCAGCTCGTTGGACCCCTCCATCGGCACCAGGACCGGCCCGTCCGGTCCGGCCAGACTTAGGTGCCGCGCCGCTGCGGTGGTCGAGATCCGTCGACGCACCACACCTGTCGCAGCGGTGAACAACACCACGCCATCGGGATTGCGCACCGCCACGGCCCCGACTCCGGACCGCCCGACCACGATTCCTTCCGGCGCAGCTCCGATCGACACCACCCGGCCCGCGGGCGGAGTGCGCAACTGACCCGCGGTCGCGGGCTCAGCCGGCCGCGCCGCGCCCGATGTCGGAGGCGGACTCGACGTGGACACCGGCGAGCCGGCATCGCGGCCACACCCGACCGTCACACCGACGGCCAGGCCGACGGTCAATGCGATAGATGCTATGTCCAGCGAAACCCGCATTCGTCGAGCCCGCGGCCTCAGTCGGGGTCTGCCACCGCGGTGTGCCGGACCGAGTGCTCGACACCACCGACGATCGCGGGCCTGCCGTCCGGCGGCTGTGTCGAGTCGGCGGCCCCCGCCCGCGGGTGTCGCCGCCGGCACCGCAGCGTGAGCACCGCGACGGCCAGCACGACCAGCACCACGACGGTGTCGGGAACGTGAGCGGCCAGAGCCGCGGCGGCCGTCTCGCCCCGCAGTGCGATCCTGGGATCGACGGCGGGGATGCCGGTGCTGCCACCGAAGAAGACGAATACCGCCCCGGTCGCGACAAACAGCAGCCCACCGATGGCAGACGTGGTGTGCAGGTGCAGCCGACCGACCTGAAATGCCCTCCCACGCAACCATTTCCGATGCCCGAGGTCGAACCGCTGCCACGCCGCAGTCAATAGGAACAGCGGCGCGGTCATACCGGCGGCGTAGACGGCCAGCAGCACGCCACCGCGCACTGGGGCCGCGCCGGCGGCCGCCACCGTGAGTACCGCACCCAGGATTGGGCCGGAACAGAAGCCGGCCAGGCCGTATGCCGCTCCCAGGCCGGCGGTCGATATCCAGGTGCTGCGCTGGGCCATTCGCGCCTGAAGGCGAACCACCGGCGCCAGAGTCCACCCGCCGCCGAGGATCTGAACCAGGCCGAAAACGATGACCACCGTCCCGGCAGCAACGATCAACACCCTCCGATGCTCGGTGAGGATGGCCGCCAGTCCGCCTGTGCCCGCACCCAACGGGACCAGGACCGCGGCCAGGCCGAGATAGAAGACACCGGTGCGCGCCACCATCATCGTCGGACTAGAAAAGGCGTACGCGAAGAACGACGGCAACAGCAGCGCGTTGCACGGGTTGAGCAGCGCCAGCACCCCACCCAGAAACGCAGCCAGGTAGCCGATGTCGAGCACGTCAAGGCGCCTTCACCGCGGCGGCATCGATGACCCGACGAAGCGTGTCCAAGGATTGCGCACCGATGAGCAGCTCGTCGTTGACCAGGAAGGAGGGCACGTGGGTGATGCCGAGCTGCCGTGCGTCGCTGCGGTCGCGCTCGACCGCGTCGGCGATGGCGGGGTCAGCCAAGTCGGCGACGAACCTGTCAACGTCGAGTCCCGCGTTGCGCGCCATCGCCATCAGCGATTGCTCGGTCACCGCCCCGCTGTTTTCCGGGGCCTGGTCGCGGTAAAACGCGTCGTGAAACGCCCAGAACGCCCCTTGGCGCGCTGCTGCGCGCGCGCCGCGCGCGGCCAGCACCGACTCCGGACCCAACTTGGCCAGGTCATGCCATTCGAAGCGCACCTTGCCGGTCTGCACGTAATCGCCGATCAGCACCGGCTGGCTGTCCAGATCGAACGCCCGGCAAAACGGACACTGGAAATCACCCCACTCCGCCACCACGACCGGCGCCGACACCGATCCCCTCGCGAGGGCATCGCCCTCGGACGGCTGATGCGCGCCGCGCCACGTCTGAATCGCCGAGGACGCGGCGGTGGATCGTGACGCACCGTGCTGCGTCTGTGGTTCGGACGAATGGTGGATACCGGCCACAGCAAGCACCACCACAACCGCGACCACACTCAACGCACCCAGCCACCACCGTGCACGCCCGGCCAGCCGGCGCCCAAGGGTGCCCGAGGCTCGCGGGCGTCGCGCAGCGGAAGCGCCCGACGAGTCGTTCATCATCAGATCATCCATGGTTCACCGATCGGTCAAAGTTGGATGTCGGCTGAGGCAGAACGTCTTTCGGGCATCGCGAGCACACTCGTCTTGGAGCAAGCGATGCTGACGCGAGGGTATGCATGTCCGTAACTCCTTGCAGCCGAAGGAATCTGATCAACTCACTGATTCGAAAATCGTGCTGTCTTGAATCGAACCCTACGCGCTCACCACCGGTCGAGACTTGGCGGTCACCGTTCCGTCACAATTGGCGTGATCCAATTGCTTTGCCGCGGTGCGACAATCAGGGCTGCTGCCGAAGGCGCCGGCCCCAGCGCATGCCAACCAACCAACGCATGCCAACCAAGGAGGTTCCCTCATGAATCGAATCGCATTCTCCATCGTCGGCGCCAGCCTGCTGGCCGTGGCCGGTGTTGCCACAGCCGGACCCGCGGGGGCGACGGCCGACGACACCGTCAACTCGTTGAAATCCGAGGGCTACAACGTGCAAATCAACGGGACACCAAGCGCCAACCTCTCGGCGTGCACCGTCACCGGCGTCAAGAAGGACGCTGGGGGCGCCAACCCGACCGCCTACGTCGACATTTCTTGCCCGACCGGCTGCTGACGAGGCCGCCAACCGCACCGGACGCTACGGTGCGACGGTATGCAGCGCCCGGTAGTGTACTGTCCAGTACAGGGTAGGCTGAGATGAACGGATCCACAGGATAATGTCGCTTGCCGTCGAGCAATTATTGGCCGGGTACCGGGCATCGGGCAGAGAGTTCACCGCCGCCGGGGTGCGCTCCTTTGCCCTCGATGCCGGTGCGCCGGACGCCGAGCCGGTGGTGTGCGTGCACGGGGTTCCCGCGTCGAGCTATCTCTACC
This genomic interval carries:
- a CDS encoding cytochrome c biogenesis CcdA family protein produces the protein MLDIGYLAAFLGGVLALLNPCNALLLPSFFAYAFSSPTMMVARTGVFYLGLAAVLVPLGAGTGGLAAILTEHRRVLIVAAGTVVIVFGLVQILGGGWTLAPVVRLQARMAQRSTWISTAGLGAAYGLAGFCSGPILGAVLTVAAAGAAPVRGGVLLAVYAAGMTAPLFLLTAAWQRFDLGHRKWLRGRAFQVGRLHLHTTSAIGGLLFVATGAVFVFFGGSTGIPAVDPRIALRGETAAAALAAHVPDTVVVLVVLAVAVLTLRCRRRHPRAGAADSTQPPDGRPAIVGGVEHSVRHTAVADPD
- a CDS encoding DsbA family protein; the encoded protein is MNDSSGASAARRPRASGTLGRRLAGRARWWLGALSVVAVVVVLAVAGIHHSSEPQTQHGASRSTAASSAIQTWRGAHQPSEGDALARGSVSAPVVVAEWGDFQCPFCRAFDLDSQPVLIGDYVQTGKVRFEWHDLAKLGPESVLAARGARAAARQGAFWAFHDAFYRDQAPENSGAVTEQSLMAMARNAGLDVDRFVADLADPAIADAVERDRSDARQLGITHVPSFLVNDELLIGAQSLDTLRRVIDAAAVKAP